In a genomic window of Shouchella clausii:
- the acsA gene encoding acetate--CoA ligase, with protein sequence MKALPAIEGNHNLKNYEEAVQNFDWEDVRKTFSWHKTGKVNLAYEAIDYHAENGKGEQVALYYSDARRDESYTFAEMKTFSNKAANVLKEANVQKGDRVFIFMPRTPELYFTLLGAIKIGAIVGPLFEAFMEGAVRDRLEDSGAKVLVTTPTLLERVPFDDLPDLETVLVADETYEDNGSFLQLNKRLQAAPSDFAIEWVDREDGLILHYTSGSTGKPKGVLHVHEAMVQHYHTAKVVLDLQQDDIYWCTADPGWVTGTSYGIFAPWLAGVTNVVRGGRFSPTDWYETIQRYKVTVWYSAPTAFRMLMSAGDELVKQYDLSSLRHVLSVGEPLNPEVVRWGVKVFDKRIHDTWWMTETGAQMICNYPAMEIRPGSMGKPIPGVEAAIIDDRGNELPPNRMGNLAIKKGWPAMMRAIWNNEAKYQSYFELDGWYVSGDSAYMDDDGYFWFQGRIDDVIMTAGERVGPFEVESKLVEHPAVAEAGVIGKPDPVRGEIIKAFIALRQGYEVTDELKEEIRQFVKTGLAAHAAPREMEFRKSLPKTRSGKIMRRVLKAWELDLPTGDLSTMED encoded by the coding sequence ATGAAAGCGCTTCCTGCTATTGAAGGAAACCATAACCTGAAAAATTATGAAGAAGCCGTACAAAACTTTGACTGGGAGGATGTCAGAAAAACGTTTTCTTGGCATAAAACAGGCAAAGTCAACCTTGCCTATGAAGCGATCGATTATCATGCCGAGAACGGCAAAGGCGAACAGGTAGCTCTTTATTATAGCGATGCGCGCCGTGATGAATCCTACACATTTGCGGAAATGAAGACGTTCTCGAACAAAGCAGCGAATGTGCTAAAAGAAGCCAACGTCCAAAAAGGGGACCGTGTCTTTATCTTTATGCCACGCACACCTGAGCTGTATTTTACGCTTCTTGGCGCCATAAAAATAGGGGCAATTGTTGGCCCGTTGTTTGAAGCTTTTATGGAAGGGGCTGTGCGTGACCGCCTTGAAGACAGTGGCGCAAAAGTGCTTGTCACAACACCGACATTGCTTGAACGGGTGCCATTTGACGATTTGCCCGATTTGGAAACGGTGCTAGTCGCTGATGAAACGTATGAAGACAATGGCTCTTTTTTACAGTTAAACAAGCGGCTTCAAGCAGCACCAAGTGATTTTGCAATTGAATGGGTTGATCGGGAAGACGGGCTCATTCTTCATTATACGTCTGGCTCAACGGGCAAGCCAAAAGGTGTTCTTCATGTTCACGAGGCAATGGTCCAACATTATCACACAGCCAAAGTCGTCCTTGACTTGCAGCAAGATGACATTTACTGGTGCACGGCCGACCCTGGCTGGGTAACGGGAACGTCTTACGGCATTTTTGCGCCTTGGCTTGCTGGCGTAACCAATGTGGTGCGCGGCGGCCGCTTCTCGCCGACTGATTGGTATGAGACGATTCAGCGCTACAAAGTAACGGTTTGGTACAGCGCGCCAACCGCATTTCGGATGTTGATGAGCGCAGGCGACGAACTCGTTAAACAGTATGACCTTTCGTCACTGCGTCATGTCTTAAGCGTTGGCGAACCACTCAACCCTGAAGTGGTGCGGTGGGGAGTGAAAGTCTTTGACAAACGCATTCATGACACGTGGTGGATGACGGAAACAGGAGCGCAAATGATCTGTAATTACCCGGCAATGGAAATCCGCCCAGGATCAATGGGCAAACCAATTCCAGGCGTCGAGGCCGCCATTATTGATGATAGAGGCAATGAACTGCCACCGAACCGAATGGGCAATCTTGCCATTAAAAAAGGCTGGCCAGCGATGATGCGTGCGATTTGGAACAATGAAGCCAAATACCAAAGCTATTTTGAGCTTGACGGTTGGTATGTGTCTGGCGATTCTGCTTATATGGATGACGATGGCTACTTTTGGTTCCAAGGTCGCATTGATGATGTCATTATGACCGCAGGTGAGCGCGTTGGTCCATTTGAGGTGGAAAGCAAACTGGTTGAACACCCAGCTGTTGCCGAAGCAGGTGTCATTGGCAAACCTGACCCTGTCCGTGGGGAGATTATTAAAGCATTTATTGCACTGCGCCAAGGCTATGAAGTTACTGACGAATTAAAAGAAGAGATTCGCCAATTTGTAAAGACAGGACTTGCAGCCCATGCAGCACCGCGGGAAATGGAATTCCGCAAGTCATTGCCAAAAACGCGCAGCGGAAAAATTATGCGCCGCGTATTAAAAGCCTGGGAATTGGATTTGCCGACAGGCGACTTATCGACAATGGAAGATTAA
- a CDS encoding acetoin utilization AcuB family protein, protein MKIKTIMRTNVPTLTNTHTIEDAIALMESASIRHIPITNGDTAVIGIVSDRDIRDIRPSTLSVTKEATDFLQPVTKIMSTPVLTAHPDDDVQEVARLFFQHRVGCLPVVDNDRLAGLITESDMLYSLTKLLGADQPSSIIEVCVHNRPGQLADVATVFKKERINIVSAVAYPSKKADKYMLSFRVQTIDPRRIIAALQLAGYEVYNPPFPVLGGSNE, encoded by the coding sequence ATGAAAATCAAAACGATTATGCGCACGAATGTGCCAACACTAACAAACACTCACACAATTGAAGATGCGATTGCTCTTATGGAAAGCGCTTCCATACGTCATATTCCTATTACGAACGGTGATACAGCTGTCATTGGCATTGTGTCTGACCGGGATATTCGTGATATACGCCCTTCTACCCTTTCCGTAACCAAAGAAGCAACTGATTTTTTGCAACCGGTTACGAAAATAATGAGTACTCCTGTATTAACCGCTCATCCTGATGATGACGTCCAGGAAGTTGCACGCCTGTTTTTCCAGCATCGCGTCGGCTGTCTCCCCGTCGTGGACAATGATCGATTGGCAGGACTGATCACAGAGTCTGATATGCTTTATAGTTTAACAAAACTCCTAGGCGCCGATCAGCCAAGCTCCATTATTGAAGTGTGTGTACACAACCGGCCTGGGCAGTTAGCAGATGTCGCCACTGTTTTTAAAAAAGAGCGTATCAATATTGTTAGCGCTGTCGCTTACCCTAGCAAAAAAGCAGATAAATATATGCTTTCATTTCGTGTCCAAACGATTGATCCACGGCGCATTATTGCTGCGCTGCAATTGGCAGGATACGAAGTCTACAATCCGCCGTTTCCCGTATTGGGAGGTTCCAATGAATAA
- a CDS encoding DUF948 domain-containing protein, protein MEAILYISALIVALAFAILVIYLIKTLKSATKTLENTSATVEALEKQLRGITTESELLLKKTNVLADDLQQKSESLNTVFGAAKELGESMKTLNQSVHQVSTKISDQTSRNAETVSQAVQWGQAVLDFYTKFKQRKQQLDR, encoded by the coding sequence GTGGAAGCCATCTTATACATAAGCGCCTTGATTGTTGCCCTGGCTTTTGCGATACTGGTTATTTATTTAATCAAAACACTAAAATCAGCTACCAAAACGCTCGAAAACACATCGGCAACGGTGGAAGCGCTGGAAAAACAACTGCGAGGGATTACGACAGAATCTGAATTGCTTTTGAAAAAAACCAATGTTTTAGCAGACGACTTACAACAGAAATCCGAGTCGCTCAATACTGTGTTTGGCGCCGCTAAAGAGTTGGGTGAATCGATGAAAACGCTCAACCAGTCTGTTCACCAAGTTTCTACTAAAATAAGTGACCAAACAAGTCGGAATGCTGAAACAGTCTCCCAAGCAGTGCAATGGGGACAGGCTGTTTTGGATTTCTATACAAAATTTAAACAACGAAAGCAACAGCTTGATCGTTGA
- a CDS encoding YtxH domain-containing protein — protein MGDMNTKDFLIGTLIGGIVGATTALFLAPKSGKELRSDISEQASAAYEKGNEWVDIAREKSNNIAKSVTDQSMQVVEKVKDLSASVKKEAEDQVNEAASLAEDLKQDAKEASETISETVKNEIEEAEKEVRANANTES, from the coding sequence ATGGGTGATATGAATACAAAAGATTTTTTAATTGGGACGTTAATCGGTGGAATTGTTGGCGCGACAACAGCATTGTTTCTCGCACCTAAATCAGGAAAAGAATTACGCAGCGACATAAGCGAACAAGCAAGCGCCGCTTATGAAAAGGGTAACGAGTGGGTGGACATAGCTAGAGAAAAGTCGAACAATATCGCCAAAAGTGTAACAGATCAGTCTATGCAAGTGGTTGAAAAAGTAAAAGATTTGAGCGCTTCTGTCAAAAAAGAAGCAGAAGACCAAGTAAATGAAGCTGCGAGCCTTGCTGAAGATTTAAAACAAGATGCGAAAGAAGCTTCGGAAACCATTTCAGAAACGGTCAAAAATGAAATTGAAGAAGCAGAAAAAGAAGTTCGCGCCAATGCGAATACAGAAAGTTAA
- a CDS encoding transglycosylase domain-containing protein translates to MKHFLSKWKNNWNAFIAKLDDIQFFRKVGITYQVLWNLFLIVLIIGFLGFMFAGGTAAGYFASLVADEKTYSEEDMRTFVGSLSKTSDIYLAGGVYLGKIRSEVDREIVSLDDVADEVKWAIIATEDEHFYEHNGIVPKALLRATMQELTSSSVQTGGSTLTQQLIKQQILSDEVSFDRKATEIMLALRLEQFMTKEEILEAYLNVVPFGRNASGRNVAGIEAAAQGVFGVSASDLNLPQAAYLAGLPQSPYGYTPFTNDQQLKDKDGLQPGFNRYQTVLNRMYEKEYITKEQYEDALDYDLTADFTTSAPDPMEERPRLTEEIMNRATAVLVQQKIDNRDGWEKLSDAAKQVERNQFKAEVENAIINGGYNIITTIDKDLYDAMNEAAQQSGAYFGADKQGQREEVGSVLIENKTGKILSFVGGREENLDHLYNHATRAYRQAGSTSKPVLAYAGAIEAGVTQPGLVIPDEQAFYKAGGREIRNFDHAHKGNLTVRESLKQSRNVPAVEAWWHVPDDLKVKLRDAAGFNPDMHGVNEAVAIGGGNVTVEQNVSAFSAFGNNGVRMEPYMIERIETDSGEVIYEHPASKHTMFSPQTNYLVADMMRDVMYSANGTGRTAANKLQFQADWAGKTGTTNRDYDSWFIAVNPEVTLGVWNGYSGDKTISLRKRVGGLGTGGRTQSIWANLANAAYGVDPELMTAGGKRFEQPDGIVEKRVCGLTGGPPTKACEEQGLVTTDLYRSDMVDHIEGLAPFQASFKPNTQPSNEKDDDDD, encoded by the coding sequence ATGAAGCACTTTCTTTCGAAGTGGAAGAACAACTGGAATGCTTTTATTGCAAAGCTAGATGACATTCAGTTCTTCCGGAAAGTCGGCATTACATACCAAGTATTATGGAATTTATTCCTTATCGTACTCATTATAGGCTTTTTAGGGTTTATGTTTGCTGGCGGAACGGCCGCTGGTTACTTTGCTTCCCTCGTAGCCGATGAAAAAACGTATTCCGAAGAAGATATGCGCACATTCGTAGGCTCGCTTTCAAAAACAAGCGACATTTACCTTGCTGGTGGTGTCTACTTAGGAAAAATCCGCAGTGAAGTGGACCGCGAAATTGTCTCCCTTGATGACGTGGCCGATGAAGTAAAATGGGCGATCATTGCTACAGAAGACGAACATTTTTACGAGCATAATGGCATCGTCCCAAAAGCGTTGCTGCGGGCAACGATGCAAGAGCTGACAAGTTCGTCTGTGCAAACGGGTGGCAGCACATTGACACAACAACTAATAAAGCAACAAATTTTATCCGATGAAGTATCGTTCGACCGCAAAGCGACGGAAATTATGCTCGCGCTTAGGCTCGAACAGTTTATGACAAAAGAGGAAATATTGGAAGCCTACTTAAACGTCGTTCCGTTTGGCCGGAATGCCTCAGGCCGAAATGTTGCTGGCATTGAAGCGGCAGCACAAGGGGTTTTTGGTGTTTCAGCAAGCGATTTAAACTTGCCGCAAGCAGCTTACTTAGCTGGCTTGCCACAAAGCCCGTATGGCTACACGCCTTTTACAAACGACCAACAGCTTAAAGATAAAGACGGTTTGCAGCCTGGGTTTAACCGTTACCAAACAGTTTTAAACCGCATGTACGAAAAAGAGTACATCACAAAAGAGCAATACGAGGATGCATTAGACTACGACCTTACTGCTGATTTTACAACAAGCGCGCCTGACCCAATGGAAGAACGGCCGCGGCTTACTGAAGAAATTATGAACCGGGCAACGGCAGTGCTCGTACAACAAAAAATCGATAACCGCGATGGTTGGGAGAAATTAAGCGACGCTGCTAAACAAGTCGAACGCAATCAGTTTAAAGCTGAAGTCGAAAACGCGATTATTAATGGTGGTTACAACATTATTACGACCATTGATAAAGATTTGTATGATGCAATGAACGAGGCAGCTCAACAATCTGGCGCTTATTTTGGTGCCGACAAACAAGGGCAACGGGAAGAAGTCGGCTCTGTTTTAATCGAAAATAAAACTGGAAAGATCCTTAGCTTTGTCGGTGGTCGTGAAGAAAACTTAGATCATTTGTATAACCACGCTACACGTGCTTATCGCCAAGCAGGCTCGACGAGCAAACCTGTTCTTGCTTATGCAGGCGCGATTGAAGCAGGGGTAACCCAACCAGGGCTTGTCATTCCTGATGAACAAGCGTTTTACAAAGCTGGTGGGAGGGAAATTAGAAACTTTGACCACGCTCACAAAGGCAATCTCACTGTGCGTGAATCATTGAAACAATCACGCAACGTGCCCGCTGTGGAGGCGTGGTGGCATGTCCCTGATGACTTAAAAGTAAAACTCCGCGACGCAGCCGGCTTTAACCCAGACATGCATGGCGTGAATGAAGCAGTCGCTATCGGCGGCGGCAATGTTACCGTTGAACAAAATGTCAGCGCCTTTAGTGCTTTCGGCAACAATGGCGTCCGTATGGAGCCTTACATGATCGAACGGATTGAAACGGATTCTGGCGAAGTCATTTATGAGCACCCTGCTAGTAAGCATACAATGTTTAGCCCACAAACAAACTATTTGGTCGCCGATATGATGCGTGATGTTATGTACAGCGCAAATGGCACCGGCCGCACGGCAGCCAACAAGTTGCAGTTTCAAGCTGACTGGGCTGGAAAAACAGGCACGACCAACAGAGACTATGATTCATGGTTTATTGCCGTCAACCCTGAGGTGACATTAGGCGTATGGAATGGTTATAGCGGTGACAAAACGATTAGTTTACGCAAACGCGTCGGCGGGCTCGGTACAGGGGGGCGGACACAGTCCATTTGGGCGAACCTTGCCAACGCTGCTTATGGCGTTGACCCCGAGCTGATGACAGCAGGAGGCAAACGCTTTGAGCAGCCTGACGGCATTGTCGAAAAACGAGTCTGTGGCTTAACAGGCGGCCCACCAACAAAAGCATGCGAAGAACAAGGCTTAGTCACTACCGATCTATACAGAAGCGATATGGTCGATCATATCGAGGGGCTAGCCCCGTTTCAAGCGAGCTTTAAACCAAATACTCAACCATCGAATGAAAAAGATGATGATGACGATTAA
- a CDS encoding GNAT family N-acetyltransferase, which yields MEHPKTLIREPYSIAGKELVLEGPLPANELADYDFHEGLTSFRPATEQKKALLEIAELPEGRINIVRDGSMIVGYVTFVYPDPLERWSEGNMENLLELGAIEIAPPYRALGIGKQLLRLSMKDEAMENYIIITTEYYWHWDLKGSGLDVWEYRKVMEKMMNAGGLIWYATDDPEISSHPANCLMARIGKNVDQNSIEKFDQLRFVNRFMY from the coding sequence ATGGAGCATCCAAAAACACTGATCCGCGAACCGTATTCGATTGCAGGCAAGGAATTGGTTTTAGAGGGCCCTCTACCAGCTAACGAACTTGCCGACTATGATTTTCATGAAGGCTTAACTTCCTTCCGGCCAGCGACTGAACAAAAAAAAGCGCTTTTAGAAATTGCCGAATTGCCAGAAGGGCGTATTAACATTGTCCGCGATGGCTCAATGATCGTTGGCTATGTGACATTTGTTTATCCTGACCCTCTCGAACGATGGTCAGAAGGCAATATGGAAAATTTGCTCGAACTCGGTGCGATTGAAATTGCGCCTCCATACCGGGCGCTTGGTATCGGCAAACAGCTGTTGCGTTTGTCAATGAAAGATGAAGCAATGGAAAACTATATTATTATTACAACGGAGTATTACTGGCATTGGGATTTGAAAGGCAGTGGGCTCGACGTCTGGGAATACCGAAAAGTGATGGAAAAAATGATGAATGCCGGTGGGCTCATTTGGTATGCAACCGACGATCCAGAAATTAGTTCCCATCCAGCAAACTGCTTAATGGCGCGGATTGGAAAGAATGTTGACCAGAACTCGATTGAAAAATTCGACCAGCTCCGCTTTGTAAACCGCTTTATGTACTAG
- a CDS encoding bifunctional 3-deoxy-7-phosphoheptulonate synthase/chorismate mutase: MSNEQLDSLRDELDKVNLAILEKINERARLVKEIGDIKREQGINRFDPVRERSMLDHIAKHNEGPFETATLQHLFKQIFKASLELQEEDNSKALLVSRKKQPENTTVDVKGEKIGDGQQRFVFGPCAVESYEQVLAVAKEMKKRGQRLLRGGAFKPRTSPYDFQGLGLEGLKILKRVADELDMAVISEIVTPADVEVATEYVDVIQIGARNMQNFELLKAAGSVKTPVLLKRGLSATIEEFIHAAEYIVSKGNSQLMLCERGIRTYEKATRNTLDISAVPILKQETHLPVMVDVTHSTGRRDLLLPAAKAALAIGADAVMAEVHPDPAVALSDSAQQMNFDQFNQFLDGLIESGLYKAPVKQA; the protein is encoded by the coding sequence ATGAGCAATGAACAATTGGATTCCCTTAGAGATGAGTTAGACAAAGTCAACCTTGCCATCCTTGAAAAGATTAATGAGCGTGCGAGGCTTGTAAAGGAAATTGGCGATATTAAAAGAGAGCAAGGCATTAACCGCTTTGATCCGGTCCGAGAACGGAGCATGCTAGACCATATTGCCAAACACAATGAAGGGCCATTTGAAACAGCGACACTTCAGCATTTATTTAAACAAATTTTTAAAGCGAGCTTGGAGTTGCAAGAAGAGGACAACAGCAAAGCGCTGCTAGTATCCCGAAAAAAACAACCTGAAAACACGACTGTTGATGTCAAAGGGGAAAAAATCGGCGATGGCCAGCAACGTTTTGTTTTTGGCCCATGTGCTGTTGAAAGTTATGAACAAGTGCTGGCTGTTGCGAAAGAAATGAAAAAGAGGGGGCAGCGCCTTCTCCGAGGCGGCGCTTTTAAGCCACGTACATCTCCTTATGATTTCCAAGGCCTAGGTTTAGAAGGGCTAAAAATATTAAAACGTGTCGCTGACGAGCTTGATATGGCGGTTATTAGTGAAATTGTCACCCCAGCTGACGTTGAAGTGGCAACAGAATATGTCGATGTCATCCAAATTGGCGCTCGTAACATGCAAAACTTCGAGCTGCTGAAAGCTGCCGGTTCTGTTAAAACGCCTGTATTGTTAAAGCGTGGCTTATCCGCAACGATTGAAGAATTTATCCACGCTGCTGAATACATCGTCTCAAAAGGGAACAGCCAGTTGATGCTTTGCGAACGCGGTATTCGCACTTACGAGAAAGCAACACGCAATACGCTCGATATTTCCGCTGTGCCGATTTTAAAACAAGAAACACACTTGCCAGTAATGGTTGATGTCACACACTCTACTGGACGCCGTGATTTGCTTCTACCAGCAGCAAAAGCAGCTCTGGCAATTGGGGCGGATGCGGTGATGGCTGAAGTCCATCCGGACCCTGCTGTCGCTTTGTCTGATTCAGCTCAGCAAATGAATTTTGACCAATTCAATCAATTTTTAGATGGCTTAATTGAGTCAGGGCTTTACAAAGCTCCAGTTAAACAAGCGTAA
- the murC gene encoding UDP-N-acetylmuramate--L-alanine ligase: MTNYHFTGIKGSGMSALAQILHDLNENVQGSDIEETIFTQKPLEQKGITLLPFSRDNIKNGQHVIVSAAYGETHEEIKRARELGLQVDVYPEFLGSFIKQFTSIAVSGSHGKTSTTGLLAHVLGSVEPTSYLIGDGTGKGAANSTYFVFEACEYRRHFLNYSPDYCVMTNIDFDHPDYFKSVEDVVSAFQTMAKQVNKAIIACGDDEHLQTLQANVPIVYYGLGDHNDFQAKSIKNTPEGTAFDAWVRGDLFGSFVIPGFGDHNVKNALSVIALCHYEGIGYEDIVEHLKTFAGVKRRFSEKRSGKQILIDDYAHHPTEIAATIEATKKKYHDREVTAIFQPHTFTRTKTFLNEFAEALSQADHVYLCDIFGSAREEKGSLSIEQLQALVDGAKLLTEAEIETLKGHGESVLLFMGAGDIQKYQKAYEALVESSP; the protein is encoded by the coding sequence TTGACAAACTATCACTTTACCGGAATCAAAGGTTCAGGCATGAGCGCATTGGCGCAAATCCTGCATGATTTAAATGAGAATGTACAAGGATCGGACATTGAAGAAACGATTTTTACCCAGAAGCCGTTAGAACAAAAGGGCATTACGTTATTGCCTTTTTCCCGAGACAATATTAAAAACGGGCAACATGTTATTGTATCAGCTGCTTATGGCGAAACACACGAGGAAATTAAACGGGCGCGTGAGCTCGGTTTGCAAGTGGATGTCTATCCAGAATTTCTAGGCTCCTTTATTAAACAGTTTACAAGCATTGCTGTTTCAGGCTCACATGGAAAAACGTCGACAACAGGGTTGCTCGCTCATGTGTTAGGGTCTGTTGAGCCAACCTCTTATTTGATTGGCGATGGGACAGGGAAAGGTGCGGCCAATTCAACGTATTTCGTATTTGAAGCGTGTGAGTACCGCCGCCATTTCTTAAATTACTCGCCTGATTATTGCGTAATGACCAATATTGATTTTGACCATCCCGATTATTTCAAGAGCGTAGAAGATGTCGTTTCTGCTTTCCAAACGATGGCGAAGCAAGTCAATAAAGCGATTATTGCTTGCGGCGACGATGAACATTTGCAAACATTGCAGGCGAATGTGCCAATTGTTTATTACGGCCTTGGCGACCACAATGATTTTCAAGCGAAATCGATTAAAAACACGCCAGAAGGGACGGCTTTTGATGCTTGGGTTAGAGGCGATCTGTTTGGGTCGTTTGTAATCCCTGGCTTTGGCGACCACAATGTCAAAAACGCTTTGTCTGTCATTGCCTTATGCCACTATGAAGGCATTGGCTATGAAGACATTGTTGAACACTTAAAAACATTTGCTGGCGTCAAACGGCGTTTTAGTGAAAAGCGTTCAGGCAAGCAAATATTAATTGATGACTATGCTCACCATCCAACTGAAATTGCAGCAACGATTGAGGCGACGAAAAAGAAATACCATGACCGAGAAGTGACAGCGATATTCCAGCCTCATACATTTACGCGGACAAAAACGTTTTTAAATGAATTCGCGGAAGCGCTCAGCCAAGCCGATCACGTTTATTTATGCGATATTTTTGGCTCGGCGAGGGAAGAAAAAGGTTCTCTTTCGATCGAACAACTACAAGCGCTAGTGGATGGCGCAAAACTGTTGACGGAAGCAGAAATTGAAACGCTTAAAGGCCATGGGGAGTCTGTTCTGTTGTTTATGGGCGCAGGGGACATCCAGAAATACCAAAAAGCCTATGAAGCATTGGTCGAATCAAGTCCGTAA
- the ccpA gene encoding catabolite control protein A has product MNTTIYDVAREAGVSMATVSRVVNGNPNVKPTTRKKVLEAIERLNYRPNAVARGLASKRTTTVGVIIPDISSIFFSELARGIEDIATMYKYNIILCNSDQNKDKEIHLINTLLEKQVDGIVFMGGEITEEHAEQFKRAPVPIVLAATLDDEKSFPSVNIDYTQAAEDAIQFLIEKGHKRIGMLSGSLEDPINGYQKFAGYRQALQKNNIEFDENLIVIGDYTYDSGMEAMDAFLALDEKPTALFASNDEMALGVIHGVQDRGYDVPGDIEVIGFDNTRLATMVRPTLTTVVQPLYDIGAVSMRLLTKLMNKEEVDNYTVTLPHRIESRGSTK; this is encoded by the coding sequence ATGAATACGACCATTTATGATGTAGCTAGAGAAGCTGGCGTCTCAATGGCTACTGTTTCCCGAGTAGTCAACGGAAATCCAAATGTAAAACCGACAACGCGGAAAAAAGTTCTGGAAGCAATTGAACGCTTAAACTACCGTCCAAATGCAGTAGCCAGGGGGCTAGCCAGCAAACGTACCACAACAGTCGGCGTCATTATCCCTGATATTTCAAGCATTTTCTTCTCTGAGCTGGCGCGGGGAATCGAAGACATTGCCACTATGTATAAGTACAATATCATTCTTTGTAACTCTGACCAAAACAAAGACAAAGAAATCCACTTGATTAATACGCTATTGGAAAAGCAAGTGGACGGTATTGTGTTTATGGGCGGCGAAATTACAGAGGAGCATGCAGAGCAATTTAAGCGCGCACCTGTACCAATTGTCCTTGCTGCCACATTAGATGATGAAAAATCATTTCCGTCAGTCAATATTGATTACACACAAGCGGCTGAAGACGCGATCCAGTTTTTAATTGAAAAAGGCCATAAACGAATCGGCATGTTGAGCGGTTCGCTGGAAGACCCAATCAATGGCTACCAAAAGTTTGCTGGTTATCGCCAAGCACTTCAGAAAAACAATATTGAATTTGATGAAAACCTGATTGTCATTGGCGATTACACGTATGATTCAGGAATGGAAGCAATGGATGCATTTCTTGCCCTTGACGAAAAACCGACAGCGCTATTCGCTTCAAATGATGAAATGGCTCTAGGCGTCATCCATGGCGTCCAAGATCGTGGGTATGATGTGCCTGGTGATATTGAAGTAATCGGTTTTGACAATACACGTTTGGCTACAATGGTACGCCCAACCTTGACGACCGTTGTCCAGCCTCTTTATGACATTGGCGCTGTCTCCATGCGTTTGCTGACCAAACTAATGAATAAAGAAGAAGTAGACAACTACACAGTAACATTGCCACATCGCATTGAAAGCCGTGGCTCAACGAAATAA
- a CDS encoding acetoin utilization protein AcuC, producing MNNKEAVLVYGPSQYPYKFNETHPFHPLRLELTYSLLEELGAVQNQPLIQPSAATKAELELIHDSRFIEAVIAGGEGRLPDSAAEAYGLKTEDTPLFPHMHEAAAHLVGGTLRACDAVLADGYLHAFHLGGGLHHGFRGRASGFCIYNDSSIAIEYMRRKYGVRILYVDTDAHHGDGVQWAFYDDPDVCTLSLHETGRYLFPGTGHVTEKGTGKGYGFSINVPLDAFTEDDSFLDVYRAAFTEVADFFKPDIIVTQNGADAHYLDPLSHLHVSMNVYREIPRLAHQLAHAYCGGKWVAVGGGGYDKWRVVPRAWALLWLEMSGQTVFANDHVPQAWINKWKDKAEETLPTTWTDAAIPEIPRRKEVTAKNNLTLEKALYHIRTEKQATRKQVDKHE from the coding sequence ATGAATAACAAAGAGGCTGTACTTGTATATGGACCAAGCCAATATCCGTATAAATTTAACGAAACACACCCGTTTCATCCCCTTCGTCTCGAATTGACGTACTCTCTCTTGGAAGAGTTGGGGGCGGTGCAAAACCAGCCACTCATTCAACCTAGCGCAGCTACAAAGGCGGAATTAGAGCTGATTCATGATTCTCGTTTTATTGAAGCGGTCATTGCAGGCGGCGAGGGACGGTTGCCAGATAGCGCTGCAGAAGCATACGGGCTCAAAACGGAAGACACGCCCCTTTTTCCCCATATGCACGAAGCAGCTGCCCATTTAGTTGGCGGAACACTCCGGGCTTGTGACGCGGTCTTAGCCGATGGCTACTTGCATGCCTTCCACTTAGGCGGTGGCCTTCACCATGGCTTTCGCGGACGGGCGTCGGGCTTTTGCATTTACAATGATTCTTCGATTGCGATTGAGTATATGCGGCGCAAATACGGTGTGCGGATCCTTTATGTCGATACGGATGCTCACCACGGTGACGGCGTCCAGTGGGCTTTCTACGACGACCCAGATGTATGCACGCTAAGCTTGCATGAAACGGGGCGCTATTTGTTCCCTGGAACTGGCCATGTAACCGAAAAAGGAACAGGCAAAGGCTACGGCTTTTCCATCAATGTCCCACTTGACGCGTTTACAGAAGACGACTCTTTTTTAGACGTTTATCGGGCCGCTTTTACGGAAGTCGCCGACTTTTTTAAGCCAGATATTATCGTCACACAAAACGGGGCCGACGCCCATTACCTCGATCCTTTATCGCATTTGCATGTATCGATGAATGTGTATCGTGAAATACCGCGGCTCGCCCACCAGCTAGCTCATGCTTATTGCGGCGGCAAATGGGTTGCTGTCGGCGGAGGCGGCTATGACAAATGGCGGGTTGTCCCAAGGGCATGGGCATTACTTTGGTTGGAAATGAGCGGGCAAACCGTATTCGCAAACGACCATGTACCCCAAGCTTGGATAAACAAGTGGAAGGACAAGGCAGAAGAAACTCTGCCGACGACATGGACAGACGCTGCTATCCCAGAAATACCGCGAAGAAAAGAAGTTACCGCCAAAAACAACTTGACGTTGGAAAAAGCATTGTACCATATTCGTACAGAGAAACAAGCAACACGGAAACAAGTGGATAAACATGAATAA